In the Diorhabda sublineata isolate icDioSubl1.1 chromosome 10, icDioSubl1.1, whole genome shotgun sequence genome, ttaacgccctttatcttgaatacggatggcgttaccAAAATtgttactgagcaaaccccaaatatttttcggTTTTCTATATATCCTAGAGACGGGTTCACCTTTTtctgaaacaccctgtataataaaaaccaacaataaaaaaattacaaaactacctacaaataaaaaaaactaaaagtttaGTCTTAGAGTGAACAATAAGATAGCTtcttatacaaataaaaattcatacaaatgTAACCAAATATCATTTCCGGGAATGTACTATGGAAAAACTGAATCAGGATGATTGTCCAAAACACTTACAAAtacaatttagaaaatgtaagaaattaaaagtatcattattgaaaaacacttagaactttttatttttcaataatatatatataaaagaaattctcGTCACTTTCTGAGGATCGTGGACTTTCTCTTACGCTTGATTCACACTTTCTACGAGGCTACACGCGTGAGGGTGATGTcgtgaatataaaatatatcgaGAGGGTAGATGAATAGCACTCCTGTCACCTCTGCTCTTCAAGACTCGCTTCGAGAGCCTCCAGGAGGTGTCTCGCTAGAATCTGGATCGAGCATTAGAAGCTTCTGGCAGGAGTCTTAGCTAGTGGAAGCAGCAAGACAaccacaacttttattttttcatttgcgCGCTAAATCTACTGTAAAATAAACCAAAACGACTCAGTTAGCTACTTTATGCGCTTACCAATATTATAAtgtattgaatttatgtttcCTAACTATAAGTTGGAGAATATATTTACGCAAAGGTTTTCAAAGGTTGTTAGTAAATATTTGCTTTTGAAAACGCCAACGCAAAATGAAAGGGATGTAGACACTGTGGACGAGGACTCTGTATCATTTACTAGCGTAAAATTTTGGGCAACTGAATTCAAACATGACTGTATCAACTTGACTGACGACGAGCATTCGGGATGGCCACAAACTCCGATAACTAGCAATATCATGGAAAAGGAGAGGCTATCGATAAATCTAAAGAAGGCAATTACCATATAATAACTTCATAAACATGCATGCGTAAACTATTATAACGTTGTTGGTTGAATCAAAGGCGTATTCAAATGAGGATCTGTCAGACTTTATAATAGCTGTTTAATCAAAACGAGTGGATTTTTAGCATCGATCCACCACTACACTCCTAAAACAATCAAGACAGTGGATTGTAGAGGTCAAATCCGCTACAAAAAAAGCACAAATAGTTTTATCAGCCTGAAAAGTTATGGTGACCATTTTTTGGGTTGGTCATGGGCTTGTATTCGTcgccaattttcaaaaaagtgaaaCATTAACTGTAGAGTAATAAGGTAAACGGAGCACCATAACTGACCATCCAACATATTCACCAGGTCTGATCCCCAACGACTTTTTGTGTTTCCTAGCCTCGAATGATTTTTTCGCATACGTAAGCGCCTGTTTTGAGAAGAAAGGCTATTATTTGGATGCTTATGggaaaaaatgggaaaaatatGGGAAAGACTGAGTTGTGTGCCATGTATCAAATATTGTATAGAAATAGTTTATAGGCAATTTGGATTTCTAATAATTCTGAAGACACGTAAATACGATTATTTATTGAATCCCACGTTCCGCTACTGATTTGACCTTGACTTTATATCCCAtgttattgttttgtttaaattaataacaCTCGTTGACGATAAGATATGCATTtcgagtatttttcaataaattccatccaGAAAAGATTTCACATAAATgatataacaattattatataattcctgttagtgaaataaaaaactgaGTGGATTTATTCCAAATGGTTCTGCCAAAAACGTTTGTAGAAGGTTTTCACGATGAAGAAGAGGTTAAAAGaatgaaatatactaaattcGGTAATACCGATATGTACGTCTCTAAATTATCCATTGGAACTGGTGGATTTTCTTACTTTTATGGGTAAGTTATGATATTTCAGTTTAGGATCAAATATAGATACGTATATCCGGATTTAAAAGAgtatgaaaatacattttaactATAGGtcaatcgaataacatctacaATATTagcaatattttaaaattttagtcgTTTAGTGTATTAAAGGCCGTATCAATTGGAGTAATCGGAATCGTGGCAAAGAAAGGTTTGattctttgaatttttgatcACATTGAATTGCGCAGTTTTGGGTGATTTAGGTTGTTTTTTTGCATCTTTCCAAACTCTCAGTTTTGTAAGACGGtttgaattgaaaaacaaaattctataaTAGATTTGGTTTAGTATGGATATTATTTTCTTCGTCTTCTTCAACGTATTGTAGGCCTTAGGCTTGTAGTTTCCAACTTGTCatccttgagatgttgatgTCCATGAATCTTTTTGGAGGTTTTCCTAAAGGTCTTCGTGTCCCTGGTCCTTGGAATTTGCACCTCATTGGTCCTTTAGAGTTGACAAGGGTTTTAGTTTATGCGGTGGATACTTGCATGTTAAAGATTTTAGCTTTTACGTAAAATGTATATAGGAGCTGCTGTATTCTTGACatgatttattatttcgtcCATTATCATATTGAACAGTTGCGGGCTTAAGTAATCTCCCTGTCGGATTCCCGTTGGTGTTTGATTTCCTTTGTCAGGTTTTGGTTAACTAATATGTGAGTGGATTGTTTATAGTTTAAATGATAGTTTAAATGATGTCTTATGATGTCTATTACGGTTTTCGGAACGCATTTCTTTTTTAGAATGTCTACTACATAGCTTAGCCTTATCCCGTTGAATGCTTTGTTGAGATCTATGAAGCAGATATACGCGGGCTTGCCGTATTCTATAGCTTGTTCAACTACTTGTCTGTCCGACTGTGAAGATCGTGGTTGATCGATTTCTCCTGAATCCTTGTTGTTCTTCCGATGTGTTTACATGTTCATTTAATGTCTAATTGAATAAACAATTGTATCAATCGCAATTGTTGAATGTTATTCCCGTACTTAATAAATGATAGCCAATTTTAAAGATGTATTTTCAACAATGTGGCCGTTATCAACTGTTTGAAGCTCTTAATCGAAGACTATGTAAAAATCAATGATTATAACCATTTTATTGGCGTATTTTTAGTGATTACAATGTAGAAGAATGTAAGAAAACTATTTACAAAGCTATCAAGAGTGGTATTAACTATATTGATACTGGTCCTTGGTATGGACATGGCACGGCAGAAGAAATATTAGGAAAAGTAAGTATACAGATGCATTTTTCACACTTTGATAGTTTACTCTGAATCTCACGATGACTCCTTCtgctttttgttttaaaacataaaatatcgCTACAAAAACGTATATCATTGCCAATATTATTgactataatttttcaaaacaattcagGTTCAAGTTAAAGTCATATAAGCCCTTTCGAAATTTGATTTAGTTCATTATTGATTCCATATCGGTTCTAAAGTTCTTGATTTTTCGATTCGGTGCCTATGCGCAATACGATAATGTGTAAACATAGTTTAAActtgattatttatttagatcCTCCAGAGTCTCTCTATTTTTAGTCTAAAAGATTTAACACgcaaattttagaaatatccAGCATTGATAAACAGTAAGGGACAGTTGAAAGGTAATTTTACCTGTAATCCTGAAATTCTAGATATTAAAAACAAGCTTGAAGCGATTCATATGTAAACAACGATCATGAATTGATTACGAACTTATCGATcccgtataaaatttcatacaCAATTTTCGTTTTATATAGATACAAGTTTAtctataagtttttattttcaatcaataatgtTATAACTATCGTTATCGACAACTTTTTCCATCCAAACTTTCAATGCTGGactaataaatatcaatttgtttttgagtaaaatatCATCGATCAATATCCGTAAATATGAGATAAATGTATGGAGAGTGAGGCAGTACCTCAGCTTCCACCCcaaatcattaatttttccCAAGGTTCGTCTTGCACTGCGCGGTCTTGCAAAGTCGTGCTGCAAGAAGTCTGCTCTATCCCCGGATACTTTTCGGTTAAAATTGGTTCACTCGATTCAAATAACTTAACATTAACAATTTGTCCAAGTTTCATCACTTCAAAATGAACAATTCGGCATATACTCTACCAAACATTCTTTTTGTGACGATTACCTGGCTTCACACTACTTCCTGGTGATTCATTTGGAGAGAGCAACTACTTTTTGGACTATCATATACGACCCATTCTTCTTTTCTGTTGATCAAGTAATCAAAAAACGATTGTGTACGGTGCCACTAAAACAATGCGTTACATGTGATGGATCAGTTAGCTTTGTTCTCTTTGGAAAGCCCTTCTctgtttatttttccaatttgctGTAAATGTTCTTTGACGAATGGTTAATGGTGATTTTAAATTTCTTGATTCTCTGACATGTGTTCGTTTTCAGATCAAACGAATCACAGATATAAATATTACCGTATCTGGACCTAAAGAAACATCTTTGGAATTCACGAATATCTAGTTCTTATGCGAAACTAAACAAGCAGAAAATCCCGGATACGCTTTTCTAGTACTTGGTTCTTTATTTCAACCCAAAATTGAAAGAAGTCTAATATTCAATTATCCAGAAACGTACAAGTacaagaataaaattaaaatatctttgacACGACTTCGATTTTATAATAAGCAGACAGGTTTCGTCTTGGGCAGCGCAGTCTTGCAGAGTCGTGTTGCAAGAAGAAGTCTTTTCTGTTGACAAATCCCCGGATactttttggttaaaaatttgtACACTGGATCCAAAAGAATTAAATTAACAGTTTGTCCAAGTTTCATcacttcaaaataaacaattccTCATATACACCACCAAATATCCTTTTTGGGACGATTGCTCAGATTCACAGTACTTCCTGGTGATACATTTGGAGAGAGCAACTGCTTTTTAGACTATCATATACGACCCATTTTTCTTCTCTACTGTTCCAGTGATCAAAAAATGGTTGTGTAAGGTGCCACATGCGTTACATGTGATGGATCAGTTAGCTTTGTTCTCTTTAGAAATACTAAAGGTGCCCAAATccttttctgtttatttttccaatttgcaGTAAATGTTCTTTGAAGATTTTCTGACATGGATTTGATTTCTGATCGAAACGAGTCAGAGTTATAAATATTACCGCATCTGGACTTGAAAAACCATCTTTGGCATTTACGAATACCTAGTTCCTGTGcaaaactaaaaaagaagaCAATGCCTGATATACTCTTCTAGTATTTGGTAGGTTATTTCATACCAAAATgcaaaaacatttaattatcTAGAAGCGTAGAATAACATTACACGACTTCGAATTATGAACAGACAAATTTCGACTTCTGGCGGCCTAtggttcaataatttttatttcgattttccGAGCTTAGAAAAACTACTATTTACACgagttataaaaattaacagaaataaaagaaatttagaGGATCCGTAAATGtgtattacaatatttttataatttaacttAAACTTTAATACCAACGAATAATTGGAAAAAgattttcatcttatttttgttACACTGTGAATGTCATAGAAAAtatgtatcaaattttttaaaacatactTTATCATAGTTCAAATTTGTAAATGATTGAAATTGTCTTTgcttaaattaatttcttttaaaaattatttgcagAGAAAATAGTCAAgaattttatttctcaaattataAAGTTGAAATCTTATTGATGACAAATGCAATTTGAATGATTGTGAATTAAGGTATCGAAATTGGTAAATCTGCCACTGCCCGATTCTATACTAATTGAGCTGATATATCAATTGCAAATGATacgaaatgaatttaaaaagaaTGGGTTAGAAAAGAAgcttaaaataatattcaatcaaaCTTTGCAGTGCTTAGAAGGTATTCCTAGGAAAGCTTACTATGTAGCAACCAAAATTGGACGATACGAACAAGATCCGAAGCTAATGTTCAATTTTTCTTCGCAAAAAACCAAAGAAAGTATTGACGTCACTTTGAAACGACTAAAATTGGATTACGTAGATGTTTTGCaggtaactttttttaatttattatttcgacATCACTATATTGtaatattatgatgaatatgTAGGATAATAAACATCTATTATAGCCGGGTTTTCACAATCAGCGAAAAGAACTGGTTCACTCCCCTCCCTTTATATATGaatctttcgaaaaaaaaaaactgaaaaagtgAATCTATTCTTCTAGATCCTGCTAGTCTTCAAGAATAAACAGATCCTCTTCATTCTTATTCTTTTTGGTGTCTTCGCTATTGGTTGTAATGCAGCTGTTTGGATGCCTGGTATGGTCTTCCTTGGTATAGTCCATCCGTTTGTTCAGCGGAATGTTGGGGTGGGTCATCGTCTTCACATTTTCTCTTGGCTGTATCGTTTTGATGTTCTAAATGACGTTTACTGCTTACCTAAGACTGCCGGGATTGGAGCTTCCGAAGATACTTCAATTCATCCTCTTGCCTCCTCGTCTTATCCCCTTGGTAGTCGATTGAGTCTTTGGTCCAGGATGACTACCACGGATTTGGCATTCAAAGGAATATTATGTAGTATATGAATCTCCGGATGATTGATGTATACGGACAAAAATGTGTGTCCATCAATTCAATGACAAAGTGAAATACTCGTTTTCGACAAACCAGAGAGTGTTTAAGTGATAACCCAAGTCAAGACCAGACAAAAATAGTATTGTTGACCAAACACATCAACCAGGTGAACCACCTGGTGAGAAGTGATCGGCCTATCATAATGCGAATGCTGGCAGTGATGATGGAAGCCAGCGTTTGAACATTGTGGACAATTGTGCATAGCAGGTTATATTTCTGAAGGTGACTGTACAGTGGGTTCGAAATAAGCTCAGCCAACTGAGTATTGAGCTAATACTACAACACCTGTTCCGGTATCACGAGGAAACTTTTTTCCTGGAGAAATTTTTAACCGATGACGAGAGCAGGGACCCCTACTTTGAGTTAAAGATAAAGCAGGATAGCATGCAATGAAACCATACATCGTcaccttcttttaaaaaattcaaggTTGTATTCTGGTGACGTTGAGGCTGGTCGTGGTTTTCAGTGTCCGATCTCCGACACAAATCGAGTTCCTCGGGGatggaaaaatatatacaagttcATTAAGATCGGACGGAAGGGCTACTGGCCAAGTTTAAGTGGGAGTTGATTGATTATTTGCTCTGCAGTCCAGACATGTCACCTAGTGACTTGCATCTGTTTGATATACTAAAAAACATCTTGAAAGGAAGCGTTTTAACTCAGGTGACGATCTGAACACAATAGAAAGACTCGCTCTTGTCGCAGTCAAAGTAATACTGAGAAGAAGGTCCTTCAGCTTATTAAACAGTAGAATACTTGTACTCAGGCCTTTGGTGAACGTATTTCTTCGTTTATATAGATTATAAAGCCGAGATGGACTGTGTATTTCCTTTAAcgaaatcttttaaaaaattacaaataatccATGTTGCCAAAATTGTTTTACGGCCAAAATTTTCTGGTTATCAAGATCAAGTTTTACTTTAGACAACATCAAATAATCAGAATAAGCTCTAGAAAGTTTGacagtttttcaataattcatataaattcatgtttagaaattttttaaagcaaGTTATGCGAgctcaatttattttaataaaatcattagaagtcaacataaagtttttttccTAATATAGAGTTTTTCTTACGTTTTAGGTGCACGATATAGAATTTGCTCCGAACATGgacattattttaaatgaaacactaCCAACTTTACAAGAGTTAAAGGAAGCGggtaaaactaaatatataggAATAACAGGTTATCCGGTGTCAACTTTGGTTGAATGTATAGAAAAAAGCAAAGTTGAAATTAATATGATATTGAGTTATACACGGCTAACAATGATTGATAATACTTTGAAATCTTTCATACCAATCTTAAAGGTAAAGCttaaattttacttgaattttcaacaacaatagaaataaataaataaaagtttacaTTAGAAGTTCCttgtatgaaatgtaaaaaTGACAACATTCTTACAAACATCTTAAGCTTTCAAACATTCAGATACGTAGCGCAGTCCAAGAGTTCTTAGCCTCATAATAGAGTAAAGACCACTCAGTcaagttatttataaaaatgtctcaaattgagttacgtaataaaatttttgattaaagaaGGAATAACACCaacacaaattttaataaaatggagACTGTTTACCGTGACCTGTGTCCATAACTTTCaataattgtaaattgtttGGCTGGAGACGAGAATATTTAGAGGCTAATCCACATGCGGAAAGGCCTGTGGTGGTTACTActccagaaaatatcaaattagtggaagaaaaataaaagaaattgcagCACAGACTGATTATTCCAAAACAAATGTTCTCAAGATCTTACATGAGCATTTGAGTATGACAATGTCCGGTGGATTCCTTCAATTCTCAGTGATATCGGAAAGGAGATCTCGTGCTTAAAAAAGTAAAGGTCACGAAAAGTACCAAAAAAGTGATTGCTACAATATTTTAGGACTGCGAAGATATCCTTCTGATGGACACATCCGTGAAAGCGGTATGTATCTGACTTACTAAGGCAGTGTCtgcaaaaaattatcgaaaaaaaaaaaatggaaaaatctgCCGAGGTGTGCGCTTGCATTACTTTCCAATACTACTTGTACACAAAAGTGACTTCACAGAtattgaacacccaccatataacCCTCATCTGGTTCCGTCCAACTATTTTGATTTGTTATGTGTTAGTTTAATATTAGTGATACAAATATATTCGATACAAAACGTTaaagtcattttttaaataaatattgctGCAGATCATGCACCATTAAATCTATGAAATTTTGATGTAACAAAAAACCATACGTGCTATAGTTTTCGTATTTAGATTTAGGTTATTTGTTCTAGTACGCTATTCAGCTTCTCGCTCAAAAATCACAGCATTAAACAAATAGTATATTCATTGCAGAGTAAGAATATAGGAATAGTTAACGCTGCGGCCAATGGTATGGGTTTATTAACTAATTCAGGACCACAAGACTGGCATCCAGCTTACAAAGAAATTAAAGATGTTGCTTCTCAGGCTCAACAAATTTGTAAGGTAATATTTAGATATCATTAAAGTCAATGAAATACTAAAATATACTAGAGAAATGAGACTTAATTTATATACCTACACATctatttaaatcattttcacatgtaatcattttcaaattattgatttgatttaagCGTTTACAGCCTATTAACGCGgtcttaaattttatttgaaaataagttggATTGAAAGTCCTTACTCCCGTCACCAGCTCAAAAACATTCAGTTTCTCGGGAACGGATCACTCCAAATcagaattggaaaaaataaaaaaaataaaaccgcTATCGAGCACTCGAATGGAAGGCTGTATCAAAAGACTATCCTTCGGAAACTATAACAATGAAAGATCTAATAAATACTTCGACGTAAGCATGAATAATTTACGCTTTGTCGCAGAATTTCTGATGGGACTTAAATGAACATCTTGAGAGAATACGTACTCGGTTTGATCCAGATCAAAAATGGAGAACTAATCTCCCTGAAGCCGTTTCTAATAATAGCATTCATCAATGCCCTGGTAATGTATTAACAATCTTATCATAGTAGCGGTTTGCGAGCGGCGCGAAACGGAGCGGGCTCGCAATGAATGTGTCGCGAACACGCCGCGGCTACGTCGCGGATGCGTGGCAGAAATGCAACGTTTTCGTCGCGTGCTTCTAGCGCACAATACATTCATTAACAAACTGGATGAAATGTACCAGGATTTAGGAAATTactattcagaaaaaaaaatcattttaaattgtATCTTCAGCATCGTCATAAACACTTGGTGAATAATTAATTGGCTGCAATGAATTATTCCGGGGTGCATacaccatatccagagttgttattcgctaccaagaaacagggcagctaaccagaagacccggacaagACCGCGGAAaggtaacttcggtagtagatgatcgttatttgaggttgacggcgttaagaattaggcataccaGTGTAGTCGAAGGGAGTTGATCGACAAACTGCGGTTGGTTTAATACACGTCGAAATGCATAGAAAATCATTGCACcaaaatgtttcaagtataaGTAAACAGTTCAAATTGCATTCGTTTGACAAtcgccattaaaaatgtcaaactttctGATGgtaatgtcatatttgacatattcacatggGTGTTGCCGTATCCCAGgaattataaatttgacgaATTCCATAGTTTTAATTTCTCTTCTAgatatactatattttttttcgataataattcAAACTTAGCTCTTCAGTATCAAcaagaatattttgttcattattatcaaaacgtcaaataataattaactgacAAGATGTATAGAAAAAACTTTGTATTGTATTTGGGATTTTAGTTAGTTTGCTAACTTGTAGCTTTTTCtcccaaaaaataaaacattaattttaatatttttacttcATTTCAATTATAGGAAAACGATGTGGAATTAGGTAAACTAGCTGTGCATCACAGTCTTCAAGAGGAAGATACTGAAACCATATTGATAGGGATGAATACAACGAAACTAGTCGATATGAATTTGGACGTCTTCTACAACGGCTTAACCGAAAAAGAGCAAACCGTATATAAACAAGTTATAAGGTATATAGATGATTTATTTAAAGTTtgtaacaattaaaaaattacctccGTGATGAAGCGAGATTCTGCTTGGATTcttaatagtccggtcaatatagatatttaaaataacaccCGAGTAATTTTTGAAGCACACATAGGATCGATGgggaatttttatttgtaatggtaAACCCCAGCTCTACACCAATATTTGGCTTTCCGGGAATTTTTGACCACTATTTTTATGTCTAAAAGAACCGGACTATAATTTAACGTATAATATAAACTCAAATCTTTGGAGTAATTTAATTGACaaagttttctataaaatagaaaattttcttatgaaatatcgtagaaaatgaaattttcttgtttcaGCTTATTTGATAAACTGACTGTGAGGCATTGGGAAAAtgtggaattgaaaaattaccGGAAAATAATCAAAGGTGAAGATTCTTCGGGATTCttcacaacaaaataaaaaggaaatatacaattttatagtaataaataattttgttttgtaagcAACACTTTTTAGTGGCATTCGATTACCCAATACGAGGATTGTATAAAAAGTTTCTATCCTAACAAATAAACAagacatttttgttattaaaatttaattttatttcccAACGTTGTGTCCtaaataaatacgtttttaccAGTTATATTCTAATTTCTTCAATCCTCCAAAATAGTTTCCCTCTTTCTCTGGCCATTTGCGAATTGTTTGGGGAGTTATTTTGGCTTTTAGCTACTCTGCATCAAC is a window encoding:
- the LOC130449711 gene encoding uncharacterized protein LOC130449711, which translates into the protein MVLPKTFVEGFHDEEEVKRMKYTKFGNTDMYVSKLSIGTGGFSYFYGDYNVEECKKTIYKAIKSGINYIDTGPWYGHGTAEEILGKCLEGIPRKAYYVATKIGRYEQDPKLMFNFSSQKTKESIDVTLKRLKLDYVDVLQVHDIEFAPNMDIILNETLPTLQELKEAGKTKYIGITGYPVSTLVECIEKSKVEINMILSYTRLTMIDNTLKSFIPILKSKNIGIVNAAANGMGLLTNSGPQDWHPAYKEIKDVASQAQQICKENDVELGKLAVHHSLQEEDTETILIGMNTTKLVDMNLDVFYNGLTEKEQTVYKQVISLFDKLTVRHWENVELKNYRKIIKGEDSSGFFTTK